One part of the Populus alba chromosome 18, ASM523922v2, whole genome shotgun sequence genome encodes these proteins:
- the LOC118052038 gene encoding CBL-interacting serine/threonine-protein kinase 23, protein MSVIHTMIINPMTVKNICEKILLMDANGILKVSDFGLSALPQQVREDGLLHTTCGTPNHVAPEVINNKGYDGAKADLWSCGVILFVLMAGYLPFEEANLMALYKKVIASVPSGRFVCTHPSPFCLHCFKPTLCQPLFH, encoded by the exons ATGAGTGTCATCCACACGATGATCATAAACCCTATGACAGTGAAGAATATCTGTGAAAAGATCTTGCTAATGGATGCTAATGGGATTCTTAAAGTTTCGGATTTTGGATTGAGTGCACTACCTCAGCAAGTTAGA GAAGATGGGTTACTTCACACAACGTGTGGAACACCAAATCATGTTGCTCCGGAG GTGATCAACAATAAAGGCTATGATGGTGCCAAGGCAGATTTATGGTCATGTGGCGTGATTCTTTTTGTCTTGATGGCTGGCTACTTACCTTTTGAAGAAGCCAACCTGATGGCACTATACAAAAAGGTGATTGCTTCTGTTCCTTCTGGTCGCTTTGTATGCACACACCCATCTCCATTTTGCTTGCATTGTTTTAAGCCAACATTATGTCAACCCCTATTCCACTAA